Within Microbacterium proteolyticum, the genomic segment TGCGCTCGGAGACGCAGAGTGTCTTCGAGGAGTCGACGACCCCGCGGACGACCTCACCCCGGACCGTGCTCCCCACGTCATCGGCCACTCCCGAGCCGGCGCCCTCGGAGCCGACCTCGTCCGAACCCGTCACCCCGCCCTCCGACCCACCGTCCGACACGCCGACCGACCCGGCTCCGGCGCCGACTCCCACTCTCGGTCTCGGATAGGCGCGGCCCGACGATCACATCGAGGGGTGAAGCCAGGGGTGAATTGAAGGTGGCGCACCGCGCCTGGCCGGGTGAATTCTCTAGCATCAGGGCCTGTAGTGGCGACCCGACGCCGCTCGCGAGCCCGGCAGGTGCCCATGACCGCGGTGTTCTCCGGAACGCCGTCGTTGGACGGACGATCTGCGCGAACGGACACCGCCACGTTCGGCGGTGTCTCCATCATCGCGCGGACCATGCCTTCGGCGCGCCCGTTCGCCATCCCGGAGGGGGTGGAAGGGGCTCTGGTACTGGCCGTGGTGCTGGGAGCGCCGCCGGGATCGGGTCATCGTCTCCACGCGGTCGGAAGTGCCGGAGCGCTCATCGCGACGTCCGAATCCCTCGACCCGGCCGTCCTTCCCCTGGCCCGGTGTCAGCTCACGGTCCTGCTTCCGGGGTCTCTGCTTCGCGAGGTCGGTCTCGGTGACGCCCCGGTTTTGACGCTGGACACCTCGAACGCCCTCTTCTGGCCGTTCGTCGCGTTCGCGTGGGAAGCAGCTCTCAGCTACGAGCGTACGAGTGGCCTCACGGCCTACTACCTGGAGCGCGTCCTGCAGGAGATGGTGCTCGGTATCGCCGTCGCCTCTCTCGGCCGTACGGAACCGGCCAGGGTCGGGCTGTACGCCGCGGCGATCTCGGTCGTGAATGCGCGCGCAGGCGACCCGGATCTCACTCCGGTGGGCGTCGCGTCGGAACTCAACGTCTCGCTGCGCACGCTGCAGCGCATGTTCGCGCAGCGGGATTCCACGGTCGAACGCGAGATTCGTCGAGCGCGGGTTCAGCAGGCTTTGACGATGCTCGACGATCCGGTCTACGACGCGCTGAGCGTCGACCGCGTCGCGCAATCGGTCGGGCTGTCCGGTGGATCCAGCCTGGCGCGCGCCTTCGCCGCCGAAGGGCATCCCAGCCCTTCCGTGGCCCGAAAGAAGCGGCTCAAGACTGACGTCGCGACCCCGTCCATGGGCGCTGGGCAGCCGTCTTTGCACACCGAGCGCTGAGATCGAACCGTGTTGCCGGCCCCTCCAGTTCACCCGCCTGCGCCCGGGGAGGGGCCAAGGGGCCGAGGTACGCTGAGCGTCGACGTCTGTCTGACGTCTCGGATCCCGTCGAGAAGAGGAAGAAGCGATGGCTGCGAGTAAGAGAGCACTCATCACCGGTGTCACCGGCCAAGACGGAGGGCACCTGGCTGAGCTCTTGCACGCGAAGGGGTACGAAGTCTTCGGCCTGATCCGTGGGCAGAACAACCCGCGCAAGGAGGCGACCGTCGCCGAGTTCCCCTACGTGACGCTCATCGAGGGTGACCTGATCGACCCCACCTCGCTGGTGCGCGCGGTGGAGGTGAGCGACGCGGACGAGGTGTACAACCTGGCCGCGATCAGCCACGTCGGATATTCGTTCAAGAACCCGACGCTGACGGCCGACGTGACCGCCAAGGGGGTCCTCAACGTCCTCGAAGCCGTCCGCATCACCGGTCGCGCCGAGCGCACCAAGGTCTACCAGGCGTCGACTTCCGAGATGTTCGGCGGGCTCGACTACAACCGTCCCGGCGCCGGATACAACGAGAACTCGCTGTTCCACCCGCGCAGCCCCTACGGTGTCGCGAAGCTGTACGGCCACTGGATCGCGAAGAACTACCGCGAGAGCTACGGGATGTTCGTGTCCTGCGGCATCCTGTTCAACCACGAGGGCGAGCGTCGCGGCGTCGAGTTCGTGACGCGGAAGATCACCCACGCCGTGGCCCGCATCAAGCTCGGCCTGCAGCCGAACATCGAGCTCGGCGACCTGTGGCCCAAGCGCGACTGGGGCTACGCCGGCGACTACGTCGAGGGCATGTGGCGGATGCTGCAGCACTCCACCCCCGACGATTTCGTCCTCGCGACCGGTGAGACCCACTCCATCGAGGAGTTCCTCACCCTGGCGTTCGCCGAGATCGGCATCGACGACTGGCGCCCGTACGTGGTGCAGAACCCGGCCTTCCTGCGTCCCGCCGAGGTCGACATCCTGCTCGGCGACCCCTCGAAGGCGGAGAACGAGCTCGGGTGGCGTCGCGAAGTCGACTTCCCCGGACTGGTGAAGCTCATGGTCGCCCACGACCTGGCCGAACAGGGCCGCTTGCAGAACCGATGACGCGGACGCTCGTCGTCACGGGCGCCGGCGGATTCGTCGGTGCCCATCTCTGCCGGATCGCGGCGGACGCCGGCTTCTCGGTTTTCGCCGTCGGTCGGGAGGCGAAACGCCCCGATTCGCTGGACGGGTTCGTCGACGAGTATGTCGGTGTCGACCTGACCGAGGAGTGGCCGTCGCAGGTGCCCACGGACGCGGACGTGGTGCACCTCGCGGGCCTCGCGGCGGTCGGCGGATCGTTCCGCGATCCGCAGCTCTACCTGTCGTCGAACAGTGCGATGGTCACCCACCTCTGTGAGGCTTTGATGCGGGGCTCCGGCGGGGGACGCGTGGTAGGGGTCAGCTCAGGCGCGGTCTACGCGGCCGGTCCCGGCGACTCGTTCATCGACGAGGCATCGCCCGTGGGATTCTCGTCCCCATACGCCGTCAGCAAGGTCCTCGTCGAGAACCAGCTGTCGTACTACCGCGGCCGCGGTCTGGACACCGTGGTGGCGCGGCCTTTCAACCATTCCGGGCCGGGTCAGGGTGTGGGGTTCATCATTCCCGATCTCATCCGCCGTCTCGCGCAGACGTCCGCGGATGAGGTGTTGACCACGGGTTCGCTGAGCACGCGTCGCGACTACACCGATGTCCGCGATGTGGCGCGTGCCTATCTGGCGTTGATCACGGCGCCCAGGCTGGATCACGACGTCTACAACGTCGCGTCCGGCACCCCCCGTTCAGGGAGCGAGATCCTGGCCGCTGTCTGCGCCGCTCTCGGACGTCCCGTACCCGAGACCCGGCTCGATCCTGGACTGCTGCGGCCGAACGATCCCGCGTCCATCACCGGCGACGCCGGACGGTTGCGCGAGCAGACCGGGTGGGCGCCGCAGGTTTCGTTCGAGCAGATGATCGTTGAGAGCGTGTCGTCCGTCCTGGCCTGAACCCCTCCTGCGACCTCACGCGACGGAAGGCTTCCCTCCCTCTCGCTCAGTCGGCACAATGGGCCCACCAGCGGAGAATCAGGTCCGCCCGAACGAGGGGAGCCGCCATGGGCGTCGACGACATCATCAACAAGGGCAAGCAGCTGTTCGAGGAGAACCGCGAGAAGATCGAGGAGGCGCTCAAGAGCGATAAGGCCGAAGAGGTCAGCGACAAGCTCCTCGACGGGGCCGCGGACGCCATCAAGAAGGTCGTCCCCGCTGAGCAGCACGCCAAGGTCGACGAGGTGCGCGCGAACGTCGACAAGAACATCGGCAACGCCTGACCGCACCCTGCTCTGCGCGGCGCCGCTCCCGGGAATGGGGGGCGGCGCCGTCGCGTTGCCAGCCGGGGGGCTGAGGATATGCCGCACGCGACACGCCCGGGTTTGCGACACGCCCGGGAGCCCCGTAGACTAACCAGGTTCCACATTCCGGCGTGCGCTCGGCGCGCGCCAGGATCACTGCCAGGGCAGTGCACAGGCGGCGCGGAAGCGCAGGGTCCTGGGCCGCGGGCAGCAGAACGCACACCGAACCCCTCATCCTTCCCGGGATCCGCACGCCTGCGTGCGGGGGGCGGGCCGGATGCCATGGCATCCGGTTTGACAGCTGAACAGCGGTGCAGCATCTCTCGCGCGAGCGAGGGGAAGTGCCAGGGCGCGAAAGCGCCACCGTGCGTCCGATGCCCTTGGTCGGGTAAGACGCGAGAAAGAGAGTGAGCAGACAATGGCGGGACAGAAGATCCGCATTCGCCTGAAGTCGTACGACCACGCCGGACTGGACTCGTCCGCGCGCAAGATCGTCGACACCGTGACCCGTGCCGGTGCCACCGTGGTGGGCCCGGTCCCCCTGCCGACCGAGAAGAACGTCGTGTGCGTCATCCGGTCGCCCCACAAGTACAAGGACAGCCGCGAGCACTTCGAGATGCGCACCCACAAGCGCCTCATCGACATCATCGACCCGACGCCCAAGGCCGTCGACTCGCTGATGCGCCTCGACCTCCCGGCCGATGTCAACATCGAGATCAAGCTCTGAGGTTCGACATGGCTGACATCAACTCCAAGATCTCCAAGGGCCTCCTCGGCACCAAGCTCGGCATGACCCAGGTGTGGGACGAGAACGGCAAGCTCGTTCCCGTCACCGTCATCGAGGTCGCCCCGAACGTCGTGACCCAGCTCCGCTCGGTCGAGAAGGACGGCTACAACGCCGTTCAGATCGGCTACGGCCAGATCGACCCCCGCAAGGTGAACAAGCCCCTGACGGCCCACTTCGAGGCCGCGGGCGTCACCCCGCGTCGTCACCTCACCGAGGTTCGCACCGCGGATGCCGCTGACTACTCGCTCGGTCAGGAGCTCACCGTGGACGGCCTGTTCGAGGCCGGCCAGCTGGTCGACGTCGTCGGCACCAGCAAGGGCAAGGGCACCGCCGGTGTCATGAAGCGTCACAACTTCAAGGGTGTCTCCGCTTCGCACGGTGCGCACCGCAACCACCGCAAGCCCGGCTCGATCGGCGCCTCGTCGACCCCGAGCCGCGTCTTCAAGGGCATGCGCATGGCCGGCCGTATGGGTGGCGAGCGCGTGACCGTCCTCAACCTCACGGTGCACGCCGTCGACGCCGAGAAGGGTCTGCTGCTCGTCAAGGGCGCCGTCCCCGGTGCCCGTGGCCGCATCGTCTACGTCCGCAACGCAGTGAAGGGTGCCTGATCTCATGGCTGACTCGACTCTCGCGCTCGACGTTCGCAAGTCCGACGGCAAGAAGGCCGGCTCCGTGGAGCTGCCCGCCGCGATCTTCGACGTCAAGACGAACATCCCGCTGATCCACCAGGTCGTCGTCGCCCAGCGCGCCGCCGCCCGTCAGGGCACGCACTCGACCAAGCGTCGTGGCGAGGTCTCCGGTGCCGGTCGCAAGCCCTTCAAGCAGAAGGGCACGGGTAACGCCCGTCAGGGCTCGATCCGCGCGCCGCACATGACCGGTGGCGGCATCGTCCACGGCCCGAAGCCCCGTGACTACGGCCAGCGCACCCCCAAGAAGATGATCGCCGCAGCCCTGCTGGGCGCGCTGAGCGACCGTGCTCGTGGCGAGCGCCTCCACGTCGTGGAGTCCTTCGGCATTGAGGGTGCTCCGTCGACCAAGGCCGCTGCCGCGGTCCTGACCGCTTTCGGCGCCGTCAAGAACGTCCTCGTGGTCATCGACCGCGACGACGAGCTGACGGTCAAGAGCGTGCGCAACCTCGCGTACGTCCACGTGCTGACCTACGGCCAGCTGAACGCCTACGACGTGCTCGTCTCCGACGACATCGTCTTCACCAAGGCCGCCTACGACGCGTTCGTCACGTCGAAGTCCGGCGCCACCGAGGAGGTCTCGGCATGACCGCCGTCAACAAGGACCCGCGCGACATCATCCTGAAGCCGGTCGTCTCCGAGAAGAGCTACTCGCTCATCGACGAGGGCAAGTACACGTTCCTCGTGGACCCCCGCGCCTCGAAGACCGAGATCAAGCTCGCGATCGAGAAGATCTTCGGCGTCAAGGTGGCTTCGGTCAACACGATCAACCGCGTGGGCAAGGCCCGCCGCACCCGCTTCGGCATCGGCAAGCGCAAGGACACCAAGCGCGCGATCGTCAGCCTCAAGTCGGGCACCATCGACATCTTCACGGCAGTCGGCTGACGGTCGGGATAGAGGACAAGAACAATGGCTATTCGCAAGTACAAGCCCACGACGCCCGGTCGCCGCGGCTCGTCGGTGGCCGACTTCGCCGAGATCACCCGATCGACGCCTGAGAAGTCGCTGCTGCGCCCGCTGTCGAAGACCGGTGGCCGCAACAACCAGGGCCGCATCACGACGCGTCACATCGGTGGCGGTCACAAGCGCCAGTACCGTCTGATCGACTTCCGTCGCAACGACAAGGACGGCATCGACGCCAAGGTCGCTCACATCGAGTACGACCCCAACCGCACCGCGCGCATCGCGCTCCTGCACTACAAGGACGGCGAGAAGCGGTACATCCTCGCCCCCAACAAGCTGCAGCAGGGCGACATCATCGAGTCCGGTGCCGGCGCCGACATCAAGCCCGGCAACAACCTGCCGCTGCGCAACATCCCCACCGGTACGGTGATCCACGCGATTGAGCTCCGTCCCGGGGGAGGAGCGAAGATGGCCCGTTCGGCCGGCGCCTCCGTGCGTCTGGTCGCCAAGGACGGCCCCTACGCTCAGCTGCGTCTGCCTTCCGGCGAGATCCGCAACGTCGACGTGCGCTGCCGCGCCACGATCGGCGAGGTCGGCAACGCCGAGCAGTCGAACATCAACTGGGGCAAGGCCGGCCGCAAGCGCTGGAAGGGTGTCCGTCCCACCGTCCGTGGTGTCGCCATGAACCCGGTCGACCACCCGCACGGTGGTGGTGAGGGCAAGACGTCCGGTGGTCGTCACCCCGTTTCGCCGTGGGGTAAGGCCGAAGGCCGTACCCGCCACGCGAACAAGGAAAGCGACAAGCTGATCGTCCGCCGTCGCACCGCCGGCAAGAAGCGTAAGTAGGAGTAGAGGAAGATGCCTCGCAGCCTTAAGAAGGGCCCCTTCGTCGACGAGCACCTGCTTCGCAAGGTCGTCTCGCAGAACGAAGCCGGTTCGAAGAACGTCATCAAGACCTGGTCGCGCCGTTCGATGATCATCCCCGCCATGCTGGGACACACCATCGCCGTGCACGACGGACGCAAGCACATCCCCGTGTTCGTGACCGAGACCATGGTCGGCCACAAGCTGGGCGAGTTCTCGCCCACCCGCACCTTCCGCGGCCACGTGAAGGACGACAAGAAGGGCCGTCGCCGCTAAGGCGACCGAGGAGGAGAGAGAAATGGTGGAGTCCATCGCACGCGTGCGACACATCCGCGTGACCCCTCAGAAGGCTCGTCGTGTCGTCGCTCTCATCAAGGGGAAGCAGGCCGAAGAGGCCCTCGCCATCCTGAAGTTCGCGCCGCAGGGCGCGAGCGAGCCGATCTACAAGCTCGTCGCCTCGGCGATCGCGAACGCTCGCGTCACCGCCGACA encodes:
- the rplC gene encoding 50S ribosomal protein L3; amino-acid sequence: MADINSKISKGLLGTKLGMTQVWDENGKLVPVTVIEVAPNVVTQLRSVEKDGYNAVQIGYGQIDPRKVNKPLTAHFEAAGVTPRRHLTEVRTADAADYSLGQELTVDGLFEAGQLVDVVGTSKGKGTAGVMKRHNFKGVSASHGAHRNHRKPGSIGASSTPSRVFKGMRMAGRMGGERVTVLNLTVHAVDAEKGLLLVKGAVPGARGRIVYVRNAVKGA
- the rplB gene encoding 50S ribosomal protein L2 — protein: MAIRKYKPTTPGRRGSSVADFAEITRSTPEKSLLRPLSKTGGRNNQGRITTRHIGGGHKRQYRLIDFRRNDKDGIDAKVAHIEYDPNRTARIALLHYKDGEKRYILAPNKLQQGDIIESGAGADIKPGNNLPLRNIPTGTVIHAIELRPGGGAKMARSAGASVRLVAKDGPYAQLRLPSGEIRNVDVRCRATIGEVGNAEQSNINWGKAGRKRWKGVRPTVRGVAMNPVDHPHGGGEGKTSGGRHPVSPWGKAEGRTRHANKESDKLIVRRRTAGKKRK
- the rpsJ gene encoding 30S ribosomal protein S10 encodes the protein MAGQKIRIRLKSYDHAGLDSSARKIVDTVTRAGATVVGPVPLPTEKNVVCVIRSPHKYKDSREHFEMRTHKRLIDIIDPTPKAVDSLMRLDLPADVNIEIKL
- the rpsS gene encoding 30S ribosomal protein S19, which translates into the protein MPRSLKKGPFVDEHLLRKVVSQNEAGSKNVIKTWSRRSMIIPAMLGHTIAVHDGRKHIPVFVTETMVGHKLGEFSPTRTFRGHVKDDKKGRRR
- a CDS encoding helix-turn-helix domain-containing protein, coding for MTAVFSGTPSLDGRSARTDTATFGGVSIIARTMPSARPFAIPEGVEGALVLAVVLGAPPGSGHRLHAVGSAGALIATSESLDPAVLPLARCQLTVLLPGSLLREVGLGDAPVLTLDTSNALFWPFVAFAWEAALSYERTSGLTAYYLERVLQEMVLGIAVASLGRTEPARVGLYAAAISVVNARAGDPDLTPVGVASELNVSLRTLQRMFAQRDSTVEREIRRARVQQALTMLDDPVYDALSVDRVAQSVGLSGGSSLARAFAAEGHPSPSVARKKRLKTDVATPSMGAGQPSLHTER
- a CDS encoding NAD-dependent epimerase/dehydratase family protein, with translation MTRTLVVTGAGGFVGAHLCRIAADAGFSVFAVGREAKRPDSLDGFVDEYVGVDLTEEWPSQVPTDADVVHLAGLAAVGGSFRDPQLYLSSNSAMVTHLCEALMRGSGGGRVVGVSSGAVYAAGPGDSFIDEASPVGFSSPYAVSKVLVENQLSYYRGRGLDTVVARPFNHSGPGQGVGFIIPDLIRRLAQTSADEVLTTGSLSTRRDYTDVRDVARAYLALITAPRLDHDVYNVASGTPRSGSEILAAVCAALGRPVPETRLDPGLLRPNDPASITGDAGRLREQTGWAPQVSFEQMIVESVSSVLA
- the rplD gene encoding 50S ribosomal protein L4, translating into MADSTLALDVRKSDGKKAGSVELPAAIFDVKTNIPLIHQVVVAQRAAARQGTHSTKRRGEVSGAGRKPFKQKGTGNARQGSIRAPHMTGGGIVHGPKPRDYGQRTPKKMIAAALLGALSDRARGERLHVVESFGIEGAPSTKAAAAVLTAFGAVKNVLVVIDRDDELTVKSVRNLAYVHVLTYGQLNAYDVLVSDDIVFTKAAYDAFVTSKSGATEEVSA
- the rplW gene encoding 50S ribosomal protein L23 translates to MTAVNKDPRDIILKPVVSEKSYSLIDEGKYTFLVDPRASKTEIKLAIEKIFGVKVASVNTINRVGKARRTRFGIGKRKDTKRAIVSLKSGTIDIFTAVG
- a CDS encoding GDP-mannose 4,6-dehydratase gives rise to the protein MAASKRALITGVTGQDGGHLAELLHAKGYEVFGLIRGQNNPRKEATVAEFPYVTLIEGDLIDPTSLVRAVEVSDADEVYNLAAISHVGYSFKNPTLTADVTAKGVLNVLEAVRITGRAERTKVYQASTSEMFGGLDYNRPGAGYNENSLFHPRSPYGVAKLYGHWIAKNYRESYGMFVSCGILFNHEGERRGVEFVTRKITHAVARIKLGLQPNIELGDLWPKRDWGYAGDYVEGMWRMLQHSTPDDFVLATGETHSIEEFLTLAFAEIGIDDWRPYVVQNPAFLRPAEVDILLGDPSKAENELGWRREVDFPGLVKLMVAHDLAEQGRLQNR